Proteins from one Oryza sativa Japonica Group chromosome 12, ASM3414082v1 genomic window:
- the RBCS1 gene encoding ribulose bisphosphate carboxylase small subunit, chloroplastic 2 produces the protein MAPTVMASSATSVAPFQGLKSTAGLPVSRRSTNSGFGNVSNGGRIKCMQVWPIEGIKKFETLSYLPPLTVEDLLKQIEYLLRSKWVPCLEFSKVGFVYRENHRSPGYYDGRYWTMWKLPMFGCTDATQVLKELEEAKKAYPDAFVRIIGFDNVRQVQLISFIAYKPPGCEESGGN, from the exons ATGGCCCCCACCGTGATGGCCTCCTCGGCCACCTCCGTGGCTCCATTCCAAGGGCTCAAGTCCACCGCCGGGCTCCCCGTCAGCCGCCGCTCCACCAACTCGGGCTTCGGCAACGTCAGCAATGGCGGAAGGATCAAGTGCATGCAg GTGTGGCCAATTGAGGGCATCAAGAAGTTCGAGACCCTATCGTACCTGCCACCACTCACCGTGGAGGATCTTTTGAAGCAGATCGAGTACCTGCTTCGATCCAAGTGGGTGCCTTGCCTCGAGTTCAGCAAGGTTGGATTCGTCTACCGTGAGAACCACAGGTCTCCCGGGTACTACGATGGCAGGTATTGGACCATGTGGAAGCTGCCCATGTTCGGCTGCACCGATGCCACCCAGGTGCTCAAGGAGCTCGAGGAGGCCAAGAAGGCCTACCCCGATGCCTTTGTCCGTATCATCGGCTTCGACAACGTCAGGCAGGTGCAGTTGATTAGCTTCATCGCCTACAAGCCCCCAGGTTGCGAGGAGTCTGGTGGCAACTAA